A single region of the Xenopus laevis strain J_2021 chromosome 4L, Xenopus_laevis_v10.1, whole genome shotgun sequence genome encodes:
- the tepp.L gene encoding testis, prostate and placenta expressed L homeolog (The RefSeq protein has 4 substitutions compared to this genomic sequence): MSQERYGYRSGGCWTAPAPTSSRHKLAGVKHALYHPFQPTLRRMEMDSVVHKLSEQHSRTSTPFTQENFRNARFTSVAAPDHRLPSLEITDTGRQIAKRFATGTMAPLAQSTSQEEWSRFTSAAADWSQRSSSSGEFQVKDLKKQVLGYRGYAVCFLPTDGSRSWKYCLQQNPSLDKYGPSPVPVETLNTFRSAGNLCSLNSSIHPWR, encoded by the exons ATGTCTCAAGAGAGGTATGGTTACAGATCAGGTGGGTGCTGGATTGCCCCTGCTCCTATCAGCTCACGGCACAAACTGGCAGGGGTGAAACATGCACTGTATCATCCTTTTCAACCCACCCTTCGCCGAATGGAAATGGATAGTGTGGTGCACAAGCTAAGCGAACAGCATTCAAGAACCAGCACACCATTTACTCAAG AAAACTTTAGGAATGCAAGATTTACATCTGTTGCTGCTCCAGATCATCGGCTCCCATCACTT GAGATCACAGACACAGGACGACAGATagcaaaaagatttgccacaggTACAATGGCACCACTGGCCCAAAGCACAAGCCAGGAGGAATGGAGCAGATTCACCAGTGCAGCTGCCGACTGGTCACAGCGTAGCTCATCCTCTGGGGAATTTCCGATGAAGGACCTCAAAAAACAAG TTTTAGGTTACAGAGGGTATGCCGTGTGCTTCCTCCCCACTGATGGCTCCCGCTCATGGAAG TACTGTCTGCAGCAAAATCCATCACTAGACAAATATGGACCATCACCTGTGCCTGTGGAAACACT AAACACATTCCGTTCAGCTGGGAATCTATGCAG TTTGAATTCTTCCATTCATCCATGGCGGTAA